From bacterium, the proteins below share one genomic window:
- the rpsA gene encoding 30S ribosomal protein S1, with protein MSEETTKTTKKAKTTGGETPEKKSTSRLVKASGTKKVSKAEQKGTTMITEFASEVGAMATDRQRRVSEKATRRAESTPVTFAHVDAIKQTDLDDDDYSSKEYEDLLNMYNHTLQDIKEGEIIKGRVLDITREDVIVDVGFKSEGIISLDEFSEPINIKVGDEIDVYLESVEDQNGQLILSKQKADFMRVWDKIREAHDAGELVEGRLMRRIKGGIVVDLFGVDAFLPGSQIALRQVPDFDELIGRTLHLKIIKLNKSRRNIVVSRRVVLEQEREQMRGKLLEQIEVGQVRKGGVKNITDFGVFIDLGGLDGLLHITDMSWGRIAHPSEVVQLGDEIEVKILDFDKETGRISLGMKQLTEYPWEKIGEKFPVGSKVNGTVVSLTDYGAFVELEKGIEGLIHISEMSWTQHIKHPSKIMNVGDKIDAIVLAVDKDNEKISLGIKQMEPDPWTILDQKYPIGSKVRGKVRNLTTFGAFIELEEGIDGLVHISDMSWNRRIQHPSEVMKKGQEVDVIVLKIDRQNRRISLGYKQLFDDPWPAYAMKYSVGSECVGTITRVLDRGVIVELGNEVEGFVSTHQLGVPNLQKPADAFKEGDEIPLKVVEFDQTQRKIVLSVDDYYRGKDKTEHESFVAGHPTTVGNQMASAMETAMGAEDGSTAEGDATA; from the coding sequence ATGTCTGAAGAAACCACAAAAACCACAAAGAAAGCTAAAACGACTGGAGGTGAGACGCCCGAGAAGAAGTCTACCAGTAGATTAGTAAAAGCATCCGGTACCAAGAAGGTCAGCAAAGCTGAACAAAAAGGTACCACGATGATCACGGAGTTCGCATCCGAAGTCGGAGCGATGGCCACTGATCGTCAGCGCCGCGTCTCCGAGAAGGCGACTCGTCGTGCCGAATCTACTCCGGTGACTTTTGCTCACGTTGATGCAATCAAGCAAACCGATCTCGATGATGACGATTATTCATCCAAGGAGTACGAAGATCTCCTGAATATGTATAATCACACGCTCCAGGATATCAAGGAGGGTGAGATTATCAAGGGCCGCGTGCTCGATATCACCCGCGAGGATGTCATTGTCGACGTTGGCTTCAAATCTGAAGGCATAATCTCGCTTGATGAGTTCTCCGAACCGATCAATATCAAGGTCGGCGATGAGATCGATGTCTATCTCGAATCCGTCGAGGACCAGAACGGCCAGCTAATTCTCTCCAAGCAAAAAGCCGATTTCATGCGCGTTTGGGACAAGATCCGCGAAGCGCACGATGCCGGCGAGCTTGTTGAAGGCCGCCTCATGCGCCGCATCAAGGGCGGTATCGTTGTCGACTTGTTCGGCGTCGATGCTTTCCTGCCGGGCTCGCAAATCGCCCTGCGCCAGGTGCCGGATTTCGATGAATTGATCGGAAGAACTCTTCATCTTAAAATAATAAAGCTGAATAAGAGCCGCCGCAATATCGTGGTCAGCCGCCGCGTCGTGCTCGAGCAAGAGCGCGAACAAATGCGCGGCAAACTGCTCGAACAGATCGAAGTCGGCCAGGTCCGCAAGGGCGGCGTCAAGAACATCACCGACTTCGGTGTGTTCATCGACCTTGGCGGTCTCGACGGTCTTCTCCATATCACCGACATGTCGTGGGGCAGAATTGCCCATCCGTCCGAAGTCGTCCAACTGGGCGACGAGATCGAAGTCAAGATTCTCGACTTCGACAAAGAGACCGGACGCATATCGCTTGGTATGAAGCAGCTCACCGAATACCCGTGGGAAAAGATCGGCGAGAAATTCCCGGTCGGCTCCAAGGTTAACGGCACTGTCGTGTCATTGACCGATTACGGCGCCTTCGTCGAACTTGAGAAGGGCATTGAGGGCTTGATCCACATCTCCGAAATGAGCTGGACCCAGCACATCAAGCATCCTTCCAAGATCATGAACGTCGGCGACAAGATCGACGCCATCGTCTTGGCCGTCGATAAGGACAACGAAAAGATTTCTCTCGGAATCAAGCAGATGGAACCGGATCCCTGGACGATTCTCGATCAGAAATATCCGATCGGCTCCAAGGTGCGCGGCAAGGTCCGCAACCTGACGACCTTCGGCGCCTTTATCGAACTCGAAGAAGGCATCGACGGCCTCGTGCATATCTCCGATATGTCGTGGAATCGCCGCATCCAGCATCCTTCCGAAGTCATGAAGAAGGGTCAGGAAGTGGATGTCATCGTCCTCAAGATCGACCGCCAGAATCGCCGCATCTCGCTTGGCTACAAGCAGCTCTTCGACGATCCGTGGCCGGCTTATGCGATGAAGTATTCCGTCGGTTCCGAATGCGTCGGCACCATCACCCGCGTCCTTGATCGCGGCGTCATTGTTGAACTTGGCAATGAAGTCGAAGGCTTCGTCTCCACGCATCAGCTCGGCGTTCCGAATCTGCAGAAACCTGCGGATGCCTTCAAGGAAGGCGACGAGATTCCGTTGAAGGTGGTCGAATTCGATCAGACTCAACGCAAGATTGTTCTCTCTGTCGATGACTACTATCGTGGCAAAGACAAGACTGAACACGAATCATTCGTCGCCGGTCATCCGACAACTGTCGGCAACCAGATGGCTTCCGCAATGGAAACCGCGATGGGCGCCGAAGACGGCTCCACCGCCGAGGGTGACGCCACCGCGTAA